From one Nocardioides yefusunii genomic stretch:
- a CDS encoding biotin/lipoyl-binding carrier protein: protein MARVKTTKIAAEMVANILEIPVAVGDRIEVGETVALLESMKMEIPVLAEQAGVVTEVVAQAGDVVQEGDVLVVVEG from the coding sequence ATGGCACGAGTGAAGACGACGAAGATCGCGGCCGAGATGGTCGCCAACATTTTGGAGATCCCGGTCGCGGTGGGTGACCGGATCGAGGTCGGTGAGACCGTCGCGCTGCTCGAGTCGATGAAGATGGAGATCCCCGTCCTCGCCGAGCAGGCAGGCGTGGTCACCGAGGTGGTCGCGCAGGCCGGCGACGTCGTCCAGGAGGGTGACGTCCTCGTCGTCGTCGAGGGCTGA
- a CDS encoding bacterial proteasome activator family protein, whose protein sequence is MSEQDGQSEVHEIEVEVPEGHGVVIGPDGGALGTVPASVVEHAQEQQKADEKAERALTDLVEQPAKVMRIGSMVRQLLEEVKAAPLDEASRARLRDIHQASIKELETGLAPELIEELERIALPFSNDATPSEGELRIAQAQLVGWLEGLFHGIQTAIYAQQMATQAQMEQLRRALPGMAAPGDHFGHPGAQHGQGGQGGQGPNQPDDDGGGGLYL, encoded by the coding sequence ATGAGCGAGCAGGACGGTCAGAGCGAGGTCCACGAGATCGAGGTCGAGGTGCCGGAGGGTCACGGCGTCGTCATCGGGCCCGACGGAGGCGCACTCGGCACGGTCCCGGCCAGCGTCGTCGAACACGCCCAGGAGCAGCAGAAGGCCGACGAGAAGGCCGAGCGGGCGCTCACCGACCTCGTCGAACAGCCCGCCAAGGTGATGCGGATCGGCTCGATGGTGCGCCAGCTCCTCGAGGAGGTGAAGGCGGCTCCGCTCGACGAGGCGTCGCGTGCTCGCCTGCGCGACATCCACCAGGCCTCGATCAAGGAGCTCGAGACCGGTCTCGCTCCCGAACTGATCGAGGAACTCGAACGCATCGCACTGCCGTTCAGCAACGACGCGACCCCGTCGGAGGGTGAACTCCGGATCGCCCAGGCCCAGTTGGTCGGGTGGTTGGAGGGCCTCTTCCACGGCATCCAGACCGCGATCTACGCCCAGCAGATGGCCACGCAAGCCCAGATGGAGCAGCTGCGGCGCGCGCTGCCGGGGATGGCCGCGCCCGGCGACCACTTCGGACACCCCGGCGCCCAGCACGGCCAGGGCGGTCAGGGCGGTCAGGGCCCGAACCAGCCCGACGACGACGGTGGCGGCGGCCTGTACCTCTGA
- a CDS encoding carbon-nitrogen hydrolase family protein: MAEHSTADAGRLHVVLVQAASSLDPSANAAALRDLVDRAAAEARERNPLVGEVLVVLPEVFQRDFGKPDTDLAAFAEPLDGEFVGALTAAAVEHGVSVVAGMFRAVEGGRPLNTLVLRRPDGTGVEYDKIHLYDSFGYKESDRLAAGEWKPVTVTVGGLRLGLMTCYDLRFPELARALVDDGADAIIVPAAWVAGDRKVDHWRTLTKARAIENTAYVVAVGQPAQRYSGHSLVVSPLGDVLVEADAGKAEEPTLLHAVLQTTDVTSARSVNPSLANRRR; the protein is encoded by the coding sequence ATGGCTGAGCACTCCACCGCCGACGCCGGACGGCTGCACGTCGTCCTGGTCCAGGCTGCTTCGTCCCTCGACCCCTCGGCGAACGCAGCGGCGCTGCGCGACCTCGTCGACCGGGCCGCCGCCGAGGCCCGGGAACGCAACCCGCTCGTGGGGGAGGTGCTCGTGGTCCTCCCGGAGGTGTTCCAGCGCGACTTCGGCAAGCCCGACACCGACCTCGCCGCGTTCGCAGAACCGCTCGACGGCGAGTTCGTCGGCGCCCTGACCGCGGCCGCGGTCGAGCACGGCGTCAGCGTCGTGGCCGGGATGTTCCGGGCCGTCGAGGGCGGACGACCGCTCAACACCCTCGTGCTGCGTCGACCCGACGGCACCGGCGTCGAGTACGACAAGATCCACCTCTACGACTCCTTCGGCTACAAGGAGTCCGACCGCCTCGCCGCAGGGGAGTGGAAGCCGGTCACCGTCACCGTCGGTGGTCTGCGGCTGGGCCTGATGACCTGCTACGACCTCCGCTTCCCCGAACTGGCCCGCGCCCTGGTCGACGACGGCGCCGACGCGATCATCGTGCCGGCCGCGTGGGTGGCAGGGGACCGCAAGGTCGACCACTGGCGCACCCTCACCAAGGCCCGCGCGATCGAGAACACCGCCTACGTCGTCGCGGTCGGGCAGCCGGCCCAGCGCTACAGCGGTCATTCGCTGGTGGTCTCCCCACTCGGTGACGTCCTCGTCGAGGCCGACGCAGGCAAGGCCGAGGAGCCGACGCTGCTGCACGCCGTGCTGCAGACCACGGACGTGACGTCCGCCCGCAGCGTCAACCCTTCGCTGGCGAATCGACGACGGTAA
- a CDS encoding NAD(P)H-quinone oxidoreductase → MRAVHVTAPGGPEVLTVIEVADPTPGPGEVLVDVVATAVNKADTLQRKGFYPAPPGASEILGLECSGRVAALGEGVEGWEVGDEVCALLAGGGYAEKVVVPAGQLMPVPEGIDLVSAAALPEVATTVWSNVFMTAAMEPGDSFLVHGGAGGIGTFAIQIASALGCRVFTTAGSREKLDVCTGLGADVAINYREEDFAEVIAEATDGRGVDVVLDNMGAKYLDRNLDALAFDGRLVVIGMQGGVKAELNIAKLLNKRAHVIATSLRGRPEDQKAQICAEVVDFVWPLVADGRIEPIIHEVLTLDEVARAHEIVDASTHVGKVVIKVAD, encoded by the coding sequence ATGCGCGCAGTTCACGTCACCGCTCCCGGAGGCCCTGAGGTCCTCACCGTCATCGAGGTCGCCGACCCCACGCCCGGACCGGGCGAGGTGCTGGTCGACGTCGTCGCGACGGCCGTCAACAAGGCCGACACCCTGCAGCGCAAGGGCTTCTACCCCGCGCCGCCCGGCGCCTCGGAGATCCTCGGCCTGGAGTGCTCGGGCCGCGTGGCCGCACTCGGCGAGGGCGTCGAGGGCTGGGAGGTCGGCGACGAGGTCTGTGCGCTGCTCGCCGGCGGCGGGTACGCGGAGAAGGTCGTCGTCCCGGCCGGACAGCTGATGCCGGTGCCTGAGGGCATCGACCTGGTCAGCGCCGCTGCTCTGCCCGAGGTCGCCACGACGGTGTGGTCCAACGTCTTCATGACCGCCGCGATGGAGCCGGGCGACTCGTTCCTGGTCCACGGCGGCGCAGGCGGCATCGGCACGTTCGCGATCCAGATCGCCAGCGCCCTGGGCTGCCGCGTCTTCACCACCGCCGGTTCGCGGGAGAAGCTCGACGTCTGCACGGGTCTGGGTGCCGACGTCGCGATCAACTACCGCGAGGAGGACTTCGCCGAGGTGATCGCCGAAGCCACCGACGGTCGCGGCGTCGACGTCGTCCTCGACAACATGGGCGCCAAGTACCTGGACCGCAACCTCGACGCCCTCGCGTTCGACGGTCGTCTGGTCGTGATCGGCATGCAGGGAGGCGTGAAGGCGGAGCTCAACATCGCCAAACTGCTCAACAAGCGCGCCCACGTCATCGCGACGTCGCTCCGTGGTCGTCCCGAGGACCAGAAGGCGCAGATCTGCGCCGAGGTCGTCGACTTCGTCTGGCCGCTGGTCGCCGACGGTCGGATCGAGCCGATCATCCACGAGGTGCTGACCCTCGACGAGGTCGCTCGCGCCCACGAGATCGTCGACGCCTCGACGCACGTCGGCAAGGTCGTCATCAAGGTCGCCGACTGA
- a CDS encoding MBL fold metallo-hydrolase has protein sequence MTPSTVITVETPSLGDRSYLVHDGEVAFVVDPQRDIDRMLAAAADAGVRITHVFETHVHNDYVTGGHALAHAVDATYSLNADDDVTFDHHGVHDGDVITVGTMDVTVLATPGHTFTHLAYAVSPAGAGLEAATAVLTGGSLLFGATGRPDLLGPEHTDTLVRSQHASVHRLADLLPDAATVHPTHGFGSFCSATQSDATSSTIGDERLRNPALTQDEDDWVEAILAGLNAWPAYYAHMAPANSSGPAAPDLTLPERADAEELRRRLADGEWVVDLRNRTAFAAEHAPGTFNFGIEGPFATYLGWIITWGTPLTLLGESVEQVAQAQRELVRIGIDRPAAHATGTPAEFTTDGVTGSYPTATFADLADVLHHRDVVVVDVRNRNEFAEAHIDGAVNVPLPELVQRAGEIPAGQAWVHCAAGYRAAAAASILAAAGLDVVAVDDSFDSAREVGLVR, from the coding sequence ATGACCCCGAGCACCGTGATCACCGTCGAGACGCCCAGCCTCGGCGACCGCAGCTACCTCGTCCACGACGGTGAGGTCGCGTTCGTCGTCGACCCTCAACGCGACATCGACCGGATGCTCGCCGCAGCCGCCGATGCCGGCGTCCGGATCACCCACGTCTTCGAGACCCACGTCCACAACGACTACGTCACCGGTGGCCACGCCCTCGCGCACGCCGTCGACGCGACGTACTCCCTCAACGCCGACGACGACGTCACCTTCGACCACCACGGTGTCCACGACGGCGACGTCATCACCGTCGGGACGATGGACGTCACCGTCCTCGCGACGCCGGGCCACACCTTCACCCACCTCGCCTACGCCGTCTCCCCCGCCGGCGCCGGCCTCGAGGCCGCCACCGCCGTGCTCACCGGCGGCTCCCTGCTCTTCGGTGCCACCGGGCGCCCCGACCTGCTCGGCCCCGAGCACACCGACACGCTCGTGCGCAGCCAGCACGCCTCGGTGCACCGCCTCGCCGACCTGCTCCCCGACGCCGCGACCGTGCACCCCACCCACGGCTTCGGTTCGTTCTGCTCCGCGACCCAGTCCGACGCGACGTCGTCGACCATCGGCGACGAACGCCTCCGCAACCCGGCCCTCACCCAGGACGAGGACGACTGGGTGGAGGCGATCCTCGCCGGACTCAACGCCTGGCCCGCCTACTACGCCCACATGGCGCCCGCGAACTCCTCCGGCCCGGCCGCCCCCGACCTGACACTGCCCGAACGCGCCGACGCCGAAGAGCTGCGTCGTCGTCTCGCCGACGGCGAATGGGTGGTCGACCTGCGCAACCGCACCGCGTTCGCCGCCGAGCACGCGCCGGGCACGTTCAACTTCGGCATCGAAGGCCCGTTCGCGACCTACCTGGGCTGGATCATCACGTGGGGCACCCCGCTGACGCTGCTGGGTGAGAGCGTCGAGCAGGTCGCCCAGGCGCAGCGTGAACTGGTCCGGATCGGCATCGACCGACCCGCCGCACACGCCACCGGCACGCCCGCCGAATTCACCACCGACGGCGTCACCGGCTCCTACCCGACCGCCACCTTCGCCGACCTCGCCGACGTCCTGCACCACCGCGACGTCGTCGTCGTCGACGTCCGCAACCGCAACGAGTTCGCCGAGGCCCACATCGACGGCGCCGTCAACGTCCCGCTGCCCGAACTGGTCCAGCGCGCCGGAGAGATTCCGGCCGGACAGGCCTGGGTGCACTGCGCCGCCGGATACCGTGCCGCCGCGGCCGCCTCGATCCTGGCCGCTGCCGGCCTCGACGTCGTGGCCGTCGACGACTCCTTCGACTCCGCACGCGAGGTGGGACTGGTCCGATGA
- a CDS encoding RNA polymerase sigma factor, producing MERPDGRDQHVGGSDDGELIRLSLDDPSVFGELFERHATKVQSYLRTRVPDVVADDLLAQTFVTAFERRDGFRADASSALPWLLGIATNLARGHWRTEARRTSLTARLSGRREVSLEGHYEIDAVLARVDSPHTRAVIGESLARLRPAERDVLMLSAWEGLKNPEIAEALGIPVGTVKSRLSRARAAVATSLSDLTEGTWNA from the coding sequence GTGGAACGACCCGACGGACGTGATCAGCACGTCGGCGGCAGCGACGACGGAGAACTGATCCGTCTCTCGCTCGACGACCCGTCCGTCTTCGGGGAGCTGTTCGAACGCCACGCGACCAAGGTGCAGTCCTACCTGCGTACCCGAGTCCCCGACGTGGTGGCCGACGACCTGTTGGCGCAGACCTTCGTGACCGCCTTCGAACGCCGTGACGGGTTCCGTGCCGACGCCTCCAGCGCGCTCCCGTGGCTGTTGGGCATCGCAACCAACCTGGCGCGGGGACACTGGCGCACCGAGGCCCGCCGCACGTCGTTGACGGCGCGGCTCAGCGGACGCCGCGAAGTCTCCCTCGAGGGGCACTACGAGATCGACGCGGTGCTCGCCCGCGTCGACTCTCCCCACACGCGTGCCGTGATCGGGGAGTCCCTGGCTCGGCTGCGTCCGGCCGAACGGGACGTGCTGATGCTGAGCGCCTGGGAAGGCCTGAAGAACCCCGAGATCGCCGAGGCACTCGGCATCCCCGTGGGCACGGTCAAGTCGCGGCTCAGTCGCGCCCGTGCCGCCGTCGCGACCTCGCTGTCGGACCTGACCGAAGGGACCTGGAATGCGTGA
- a CDS encoding SCO7613 C-terminal domain-containing membrane protein, whose translation MTTSATSSGDDVRAPDGLVYGTAHAPFTCPGCWARVAAGTSICPRCHTRFTGALAGRLWWLEGNLDRLAAERERVAAEAGRTRHALMQESGTVLDDRPAASAAPAAPAAPRASTVVPPLPPTRYPATPYPTTVGAQASSTWGGQQLLLALGGFLLLSGSAFFLAVIWDLIGLTGQAIVMAVLTLSAAGSARAATRRGLGAAAETAACLALGLLVLDVVAARNLGLWGLDDVDGALYFGAAALGSALLITGFDLIVPTRRAVVYRPVAALLAAGSAWSLYSLGDEARLLQVSAVALVVGLWGGLVALAAQAYERFRGSADGAAKPRLGAPAWLALILGGLSVATHWFLALVVAYGPSGDDSRWLATLVLVPLPAAVLVGCAVLRRRGVALDPTWWWLAGIALAAVVGVPIWAAPRGWLLGVAVVVAVALVVLVIAPGLVAPARASARHLELAAHLLGFASAGLWLLLLVLDGSGATSMPALLDGEEYAGEMAWWAPAVPVAGLLVTAVVRALRSVNATGWVAASWVLAGVGLATSMRQQSLEDALLPTTALAVAALVAATLTALAERRGAATSGGDVEALHLGAAAVYGLVALVAAGMTGQGELQVVAAVLAAGLVLHACAPRRLFSADIAVALVAGAVVLELAEADVDLVEAYFVVPMLGWLAVGIVRKLTGGARSSWAVVGVPIMVGLYPSLLISLVGDDDARTLLVTLGAVILLLAGCAYRWMAPVVLGAVALGVVGWTWGGMWVSYVPGWINLTVAGAVLLTVGVCWESAVKAGRAGSHWVSSLW comes from the coding sequence ATGACCACCTCTGCGACCTCCTCCGGTGACGACGTCCGGGCGCCCGACGGGCTCGTCTACGGCACCGCGCACGCCCCGTTCACCTGCCCCGGATGCTGGGCACGGGTCGCGGCGGGCACCTCGATCTGTCCCCGCTGCCACACTCGCTTCACCGGCGCCCTGGCCGGACGCCTGTGGTGGCTCGAAGGAAACCTCGACCGGCTGGCCGCCGAACGCGAGCGCGTCGCCGCCGAGGCCGGACGGACCCGGCATGCACTGATGCAGGAGTCCGGGACGGTCCTCGACGACCGCCCTGCTGCCTCTGCCGCCCCTGCTGCTCCGGCTGCTCCCCGTGCGTCGACCGTGGTGCCGCCGCTCCCGCCGACCCGCTATCCGGCTACCCCGTACCCGACCACTGTGGGTGCGCAGGCGTCGTCGACGTGGGGCGGCCAGCAGTTGCTGCTCGCCCTGGGCGGATTCCTGCTGCTCTCGGGCAGCGCGTTCTTCCTCGCCGTCATCTGGGACCTGATCGGCCTCACCGGTCAGGCGATCGTGATGGCCGTCCTCACCCTGTCCGCCGCCGGGAGCGCTCGCGCCGCCACCCGCCGCGGCCTCGGTGCCGCCGCCGAGACCGCCGCCTGCCTCGCTCTGGGACTCCTCGTCCTCGACGTCGTCGCGGCTCGCAACCTCGGCCTGTGGGGGCTCGACGACGTCGACGGTGCGCTCTACTTCGGCGCCGCCGCGTTGGGCTCGGCGCTGCTGATCACCGGCTTCGACCTGATCGTCCCGACCAGGCGTGCCGTCGTCTACCGCCCGGTCGCGGCGCTGCTCGCCGCCGGATCGGCCTGGTCGCTCTACTCCCTGGGCGACGAGGCCCGCCTGCTGCAGGTCAGCGCCGTCGCCCTCGTCGTCGGACTCTGGGGTGGCCTGGTCGCCCTCGCCGCTCAGGCCTACGAGCGGTTCCGTGGGTCCGCGGACGGTGCTGCGAAGCCCCGCCTCGGTGCCCCGGCTTGGCTCGCCCTGATCCTCGGCGGCCTGTCGGTCGCGACCCACTGGTTCCTCGCGCTGGTCGTGGCCTACGGCCCGAGTGGTGACGACTCGCGCTGGCTCGCCACGCTGGTGCTCGTTCCCCTCCCCGCAGCAGTGCTGGTCGGATGCGCGGTGCTGCGTCGTCGTGGTGTCGCCCTCGACCCGACCTGGTGGTGGCTCGCAGGGATCGCCCTCGCGGCCGTCGTCGGAGTCCCGATCTGGGCTGCCCCGCGGGGTTGGCTGCTCGGGGTGGCCGTCGTCGTCGCCGTCGCGCTCGTGGTCCTGGTGATCGCCCCCGGTCTCGTCGCCCCGGCGCGGGCCTCGGCCCGTCACCTCGAACTCGCCGCGCACCTGCTGGGCTTCGCCTCTGCCGGGCTCTGGCTGCTCCTGCTGGTCCTCGACGGTTCGGGTGCGACCTCCATGCCGGCCCTGCTCGACGGCGAGGAGTACGCCGGCGAGATGGCCTGGTGGGCGCCCGCCGTGCCCGTCGCCGGTCTCCTCGTCACGGCTGTGGTCCGGGCTCTGCGCTCGGTGAACGCGACCGGTTGGGTGGCTGCGAGCTGGGTGCTCGCAGGTGTCGGACTGGCCACCTCGATGCGGCAGCAGTCGCTCGAGGACGCACTCCTCCCGACGACGGCCCTCGCTGTTGCCGCCCTCGTCGCCGCGACGCTGACCGCGCTGGCGGAGCGCCGGGGTGCCGCCACTTCCGGCGGTGACGTCGAGGCACTGCACCTCGGGGCTGCTGCGGTCTACGGTCTGGTCGCCCTCGTCGCCGCCGGAATGACCGGGCAGGGGGAGCTGCAGGTGGTCGCGGCGGTGCTCGCCGCTGGCCTGGTCCTGCACGCCTGCGCCCCGCGTCGTCTCTTCTCCGCCGACATCGCGGTCGCACTGGTTGCCGGGGCCGTCGTCCTCGAACTCGCCGAGGCCGACGTCGACCTCGTCGAGGCCTACTTCGTGGTCCCGATGCTGGGGTGGCTCGCCGTCGGGATCGTCCGCAAGCTGACGGGCGGCGCCCGGTCCAGCTGGGCCGTCGTCGGAGTTCCGATCATGGTCGGCCTCTACCCGAGCCTGCTGATCTCACTGGTCGGGGACGACGACGCCCGCACCCTGCTGGTCACGCTGGGCGCAGTGATCCTGCTGCTCGCCGGATGCGCCTACCGCTGGATGGCGCCGGTGGTCCTCGGCGCCGTCGCGCTCGGCGTGGTCGGGTGGACCTGGGGCGGCATGTGGGTCTCCTACGTGCCGGGCTGGATCAACCTGACCGTCGCCGGAGCAGTGCTGCTCACGGTGGGTGTGTGCTGGGAGAGCGCAGTGAAGGCAGGTCGGGCCGGGAGCCACTGGGTCTCCAGCCTCTGGTGA
- a CDS encoding HAD family hydrolase → MAAGPLPGQPGWQPKVVALDIDGTLLAWVDGQTEDYETIRPVVYDAIHRARAAGAHIVLASGRSPHGMTTIADLLDLPLEGSPEDPTPDVDDRLWVVAANGSILFRYPPQEVVHEETFDAAPAVRAVLAAHPNARVAAEERAIGGYLVNREFPEGELSGVQVVTPVDEIIGQPVNRVVIRDPEATADEFVELAQRLGLDSTEYVVGWSAWMDIAPAGINKASGLQHVVDALGLTAADVLAIGDGRNDREMLTWAGRGVAMGQSIDEVKVVADDVTASVLDDGVAVELARWFGEG, encoded by the coding sequence GTGGCGGCTGGCCCGCTGCCGGGCCAGCCCGGGTGGCAGCCGAAGGTCGTCGCGCTCGACATCGACGGCACGCTGCTGGCGTGGGTGGACGGCCAGACCGAGGACTACGAGACGATCCGACCGGTTGTCTACGACGCGATCCACCGTGCCCGTGCCGCGGGTGCGCACATCGTGCTCGCCTCGGGTCGTTCCCCGCACGGCATGACCACCATCGCCGACCTCCTCGACCTCCCGCTGGAGGGCAGCCCCGAGGACCCGACCCCCGACGTCGACGACCGCCTCTGGGTGGTCGCCGCGAACGGGTCGATCCTCTTCCGCTACCCGCCGCAGGAGGTCGTCCACGAGGAGACGTTCGACGCCGCTCCCGCGGTCCGGGCCGTGCTCGCCGCACACCCCAACGCCCGGGTCGCGGCCGAGGAACGCGCGATCGGCGGCTACCTGGTCAACCGGGAGTTCCCCGAGGGTGAACTCTCCGGCGTCCAGGTGGTCACCCCCGTCGACGAGATCATCGGCCAGCCGGTGAACCGCGTCGTGATCCGTGACCCCGAGGCCACCGCGGACGAGTTCGTCGAGCTCGCCCAGCGTCTCGGCCTCGACTCCACCGAGTACGTCGTGGGCTGGTCGGCGTGGATGGACATCGCCCCGGCCGGCATCAACAAGGCCTCCGGACTCCAGCACGTCGTCGACGCCCTCGGCCTCACCGCTGCGGACGTCCTCGCCATCGGTGACGGCCGCAACGACCGCGAGATGCTCACCTGGGCCGGTCGCGGTGTCGCGATGGGCCAGTCGATCGACGAGGTCAAGGTCGTCGCCGACGACGTCACCGCATCCGTGCTCGACGACGGCGTCGCCGTCGAGTTGGCCCGCTGGTTCGGCGAGGGCTGA
- a CDS encoding Cof-type HAD-IIB family hydrolase, with protein MTVSETSPVDVPAQRPRLVATDLDGTLLDANGEVSGRTREVLAALDDLGVPVVFTTGRPIRWMESLWESVGGHGLAILSNGGIVFDVPTHTVRSQRVIPREVLLEIGDVLRTEIPGTTFAVEKTTGFSRESAFMTRMHRNADPSQSCRVFEDIVDDDVVKLLARHEELGPEDFWNTVEKHVGDRVTTTWSSLGTLVEMSGHGVTKASTLQMLCDELGIDRSEVVAFGDMPNDLQLLEWAGASYAMANAHASVVDRARFRCGHHDEDGVAEALAAIFDL; from the coding sequence ATGACCGTGTCCGAGACCTCTCCCGTCGACGTCCCTGCGCAGCGCCCCCGTCTGGTCGCCACCGACCTGGACGGAACGCTGCTGGACGCCAACGGCGAGGTCTCGGGACGCACCCGTGAGGTGCTCGCGGCACTGGACGACCTGGGCGTTCCGGTGGTCTTCACCACCGGCCGTCCGATCCGGTGGATGGAGTCGCTGTGGGAGTCGGTCGGTGGGCACGGCCTGGCGATCCTCTCCAACGGCGGCATCGTCTTCGACGTCCCCACCCACACGGTCCGCTCCCAGCGGGTGATCCCGCGCGAGGTGCTGCTGGAGATCGGTGACGTGCTGCGCACCGAGATCCCCGGCACCACGTTCGCGGTGGAGAAGACCACCGGGTTCTCCCGCGAGTCCGCGTTCATGACCCGGATGCACCGCAACGCCGACCCGTCGCAGTCGTGCCGCGTCTTCGAGGACATCGTCGACGACGACGTCGTGAAGCTCCTGGCCCGGCACGAGGAGCTCGGGCCGGAGGACTTCTGGAACACCGTGGAGAAGCACGTCGGCGACCGCGTCACCACCACGTGGTCCTCGCTGGGGACGCTGGTGGAGATGAGCGGACACGGCGTCACGAAGGCCTCGACGCTGCAGATGCTGTGCGACGAGCTCGGCATCGACCGCAGTGAAGTGGTCGCCTTCGGCGACATGCCCAACGACCTCCAGCTCCTGGAGTGGGCCGGCGCGTCGTACGCGATGGCCAACGCCCACGCTTCCGTCGTCGACCGGGCCCGCTTCCGCTGCGGCCACCACGACGAGGACGGGGTCGCGGAGGCCCTGGCCGCGATCTTCGATCTCTGA
- a CDS encoding sulfite exporter TauE/SafE family protein encodes MTTVLAAVLFGALIGLSLGMLGAGGSILAIPVLTHVLGQSGTEAATGALVVVGVSSLMGVLTSLRHRTVMVARGLTFGAVALGGTTIGALASEHVSEDVLMLCFGVVMLLVGISMAVRARRPGAGAGESGFDTPVIGFRPTFHLEWPRALQIVLTATLVGFLTGFLGVGGGFLVVPALVMALGLPMRNAAATSMLVIVVTSSAALMIRSGTGVHPDWDVVAALTGATAVATVVGTRLSGRVNRALLHRAFTVLVLTIAVFVLGESVLAHL; translated from the coding sequence ATGACCACGGTGCTGGCAGCCGTGCTCTTCGGAGCACTCATCGGCCTGAGCCTGGGAATGCTCGGAGCCGGTGGATCGATCCTGGCCATCCCGGTGCTGACGCACGTCCTGGGGCAGTCCGGGACCGAGGCGGCCACCGGCGCCCTCGTCGTCGTCGGGGTCTCGTCGTTGATGGGCGTGCTCACCTCGCTGCGCCACCGCACCGTGATGGTGGCGCGCGGCCTCACCTTCGGCGCCGTCGCCCTGGGCGGCACCACGATCGGCGCGCTCGCCTCCGAACACGTCTCCGAGGACGTGCTGATGCTCTGCTTCGGCGTCGTGATGCTGCTGGTCGGCATCTCGATGGCCGTGCGGGCCCGACGCCCCGGCGCCGGTGCGGGCGAGTCCGGCTTCGACACCCCCGTGATCGGCTTCCGGCCCACCTTTCACCTGGAGTGGCCGCGCGCCCTGCAGATCGTGCTGACCGCGACGCTCGTCGGGTTCCTGACCGGATTCCTCGGCGTCGGCGGCGGGTTCCTGGTGGTGCCCGCGCTGGTGATGGCGCTCGGCCTGCCGATGCGCAACGCCGCCGCGACCTCGATGCTCGTCATCGTCGTCACCTCCAGCGCGGCGCTGATGATCCGCTCCGGCACCGGCGTCCACCCCGACTGGGACGTCGTCGCCGCGCTCACCGGCGCCACCGCCGTCGCGACCGTCGTCGGCACCCGCCTCTCAGGACGCGTCAACCGCGCCCTGCTGCACCGGGCGTTCACCGTCCTGGTGCTGACGATCGCCGTGTTCGTGCTCGGCGAGTCCGTCCTGGCCCACCTCTGA